A window of Cucurbita pepo subsp. pepo cultivar mu-cu-16 chromosome LG06, ASM280686v2, whole genome shotgun sequence contains these coding sequences:
- the LOC111796683 gene encoding uncharacterized protein LOC111796683 produces the protein MSRSQSSRSLQFLSFLFSLSLHSLSVLADEHSSAEQGDGKAKKGDGWRSRSMGIKMVLICLGVVTVIAFSVILCKIWQRKKREEQHARLLKLFEDDDELELELGLRD, from the exons ATGTCTCGATCTCAAAGCTCCAGATCTCTGCAATTCctctccttccttttctctctttctctccatTCTCTTTCAG TGTTGGCAGATGAGCATTCAAGTGCTGAACAAGGTGATGGTAAAGCTAAAAAGGGCGATGGTTGGAGGAGCCGATCGATGGGGATCAAGATGGTACTCATATGTCTAGGAGTGGTAACTGTGATTGCCTTTTCTGTGATTCTATGCAAGATATggcaaaggaagaaaagagaagaacaacATGCCCGTCTTCTCAAGCtgtttgaagatgatgatgaactCGAACTCGAACTCGGCCTTCGAGATTGA